Proteins encoded in a region of the Planococcus citri chromosome 1, ihPlaCitr1.1, whole genome shotgun sequence genome:
- the LOC135831720 gene encoding uncharacterized protein LOC135831720 isoform X1 — protein sequence MISSRTTYDMVVIMNCVGCGSRDTSGFFKFPTDPRVRTIWLEECGLDPSTPLALEARLCNKHFKKDDIVFDGKRPLLKTHAVPSIRVDPVKTDRQGYRYEKTCYVCGYTSGDSFHKIPKDPEIRSLWLRNLGIKEYHFNPITTTYIHLCNSHFAASDLLGHPHSLKRRLRKGALPLVQPQNGKNTQKERLTKRYIKIKNGDDDLSDPDVTFVSSSSSNAKCSITLADDAEEHTKSKTSKVNPQNSKLISSREKNILKKKVSNQSTISSKEENAPIATIDLTCEDVGESALLAKKRKHVRNLILKKKLLRQQLSQHRDLLNSLIKDNLVTEKGKKIIKKFLRNFPAE from the exons ATGATCAGTAGTCGTACGACATACGACATGGTAGTTATAATGAATTGCGTTGGATGCGGAAGTCGGGATACATCTGGtttttttaa ATTCCCTACAGACCCACGTGTTAGAACAATCTGGTTAGAGGAATGCGGTCTCGACCCATCCACTCCTTTAGCTCTCGAAGCTCGACTATGTAACAAACATTTCAAGAAAGACGACATCGTTTTTGACGGCAAACGACCGCTTTTAAAGACGCATGCTGTACCTAGTATTCGAGTCGA TCCAGTCAAAACCGATCGTCAAGGCTATCGTTACGAAAAGACGTGTTATGTATGCGGTTATACGAGTGGAGACTCGTTTCATAA AATCCCAAAGGACCCCGAAATTCGGAGCCTATGGCTCCGAAATCTAGGGATTAAAGAATATCACTTTAATCCTATAACGACCACTTATATTCATCTCTGCAATTCACACTTTGCAGCGAGTGATTTACTGGGGCAcccacactccttgaaacgtaGACTACGTAAAGGAGCGCTACCTCTCGTACAACCTcagaatggaaaaaatacacAGAAAGAAAGATTGACTAAAAGGTATATAAAAAT aaaaaatggAGATGATGATCTGTCAGATCCCGATGTAACTTTTGTATCTTCAAGCTCGTCTAACGCAAAATGTTCAATAACGTTGGCTGATGACGCGGAAGAACATACGAAATCGAAAAC CTCGAAAGTGAATCCTCAAAATTCCAAACTAATTTCTTCCCGAGAAAAAAACATCTTGAAGAAAAAGGTATCGAATCAGTCGACTATTTCTTCGAAGGAGGAAAATGCACCCATCGCGACCATAGATTTGACATGTGAAG ACGTCGGAGAATCGGCCTTATTagcaaagaaaagaaaacacgtAAGAAatctaatattgaaaaaaaaactcttaagACAACAACTTTCACAACACAGAGATTTGCTTAATTCTCTGATAAAAGATAACTTAGTTACGGAAAAGggcaagaaaataataaaa AAATTCTTGCGAAACTTCCCGGCTGAGTGA
- the LOC135831720 gene encoding uncharacterized protein LOC135831720 isoform X2, translating to MISSRTTYDMVVIMNCVGCGSRDTSGFFKFPTDPRVRTIWLEECGLDPSTPLALEARLCNKHFKKDDIVFDGKRPLLKTHAVPSIRVDPVKTDRQGYRYEKTCYVCGYTSGDSFHKIPKDPEIRSLWLRNLGIKEYHFNPITTTYIHLCNSHFAASDLLGHPHSLKRRLRKGALPLVQPQNGKNTQKERLTKRKNGDDDLSDPDVTFVSSSSSNAKCSITLADDAEEHTKSKTSKVNPQNSKLISSREKNILKKKVSNQSTISSKEENAPIATIDLTCEDVGESALLAKKRKHVRNLILKKKLLRQQLSQHRDLLNSLIKDNLVTEKGKKIIKKFLRNFPAE from the exons ATGATCAGTAGTCGTACGACATACGACATGGTAGTTATAATGAATTGCGTTGGATGCGGAAGTCGGGATACATCTGGtttttttaa ATTCCCTACAGACCCACGTGTTAGAACAATCTGGTTAGAGGAATGCGGTCTCGACCCATCCACTCCTTTAGCTCTCGAAGCTCGACTATGTAACAAACATTTCAAGAAAGACGACATCGTTTTTGACGGCAAACGACCGCTTTTAAAGACGCATGCTGTACCTAGTATTCGAGTCGA TCCAGTCAAAACCGATCGTCAAGGCTATCGTTACGAAAAGACGTGTTATGTATGCGGTTATACGAGTGGAGACTCGTTTCATAA AATCCCAAAGGACCCCGAAATTCGGAGCCTATGGCTCCGAAATCTAGGGATTAAAGAATATCACTTTAATCCTATAACGACCACTTATATTCATCTCTGCAATTCACACTTTGCAGCGAGTGATTTACTGGGGCAcccacactccttgaaacgtaGACTACGTAAAGGAGCGCTACCTCTCGTACAACCTcagaatggaaaaaatacacAGAAAGAAAGATTGACTAAAAG aaaaaatggAGATGATGATCTGTCAGATCCCGATGTAACTTTTGTATCTTCAAGCTCGTCTAACGCAAAATGTTCAATAACGTTGGCTGATGACGCGGAAGAACATACGAAATCGAAAAC CTCGAAAGTGAATCCTCAAAATTCCAAACTAATTTCTTCCCGAGAAAAAAACATCTTGAAGAAAAAGGTATCGAATCAGTCGACTATTTCTTCGAAGGAGGAAAATGCACCCATCGCGACCATAGATTTGACATGTGAAG ACGTCGGAGAATCGGCCTTATTagcaaagaaaagaaaacacgtAAGAAatctaatattgaaaaaaaaactcttaagACAACAACTTTCACAACACAGAGATTTGCTTAATTCTCTGATAAAAGATAACTTAGTTACGGAAAAGggcaagaaaataataaaa AAATTCTTGCGAAACTTCCCGGCTGAGTGA
- the LOC135831720 gene encoding uncharacterized protein LOC135831720 isoform X3 → MLYLVFESIQSKPIVKAIVTKRRVMYAVIRVETRFITSDLLGHPHSLKRRLRKGALPLVQPQNGKNTQKERLTKRYIKIKNGDDDLSDPDVTFVSSSSSNAKCSITLADDAEEHTKSKTSKVNPQNSKLISSREKNILKKKVSNQSTISSKEENAPIATIDLTCEDVGESALLAKKRKHVRNLILKKKLLRQQLSQHRDLLNSLIKDNLVTEKGKKIIKKFLRNFPAE, encoded by the exons ATGCTGTACCTAGTATTCGAGTCGA TCCAGTCAAAACCGATCGTCAAGGCTATCGTTACGAAAAGACGTGTTATGTATGCGGTTATACGAGTGGAGACTCGTTTCATAA CGAGTGATTTACTGGGGCAcccacactccttgaaacgtaGACTACGTAAAGGAGCGCTACCTCTCGTACAACCTcagaatggaaaaaatacacAGAAAGAAAGATTGACTAAAAGGTATATAAAAAT aaaaaatggAGATGATGATCTGTCAGATCCCGATGTAACTTTTGTATCTTCAAGCTCGTCTAACGCAAAATGTTCAATAACGTTGGCTGATGACGCGGAAGAACATACGAAATCGAAAAC CTCGAAAGTGAATCCTCAAAATTCCAAACTAATTTCTTCCCGAGAAAAAAACATCTTGAAGAAAAAGGTATCGAATCAGTCGACTATTTCTTCGAAGGAGGAAAATGCACCCATCGCGACCATAGATTTGACATGTGAAG ACGTCGGAGAATCGGCCTTATTagcaaagaaaagaaaacacgtAAGAAatctaatattgaaaaaaaaactcttaagACAACAACTTTCACAACACAGAGATTTGCTTAATTCTCTGATAAAAGATAACTTAGTTACGGAAAAGggcaagaaaataataaaa AAATTCTTGCGAAACTTCCCGGCTGAGTGA
- the LOC135831720 gene encoding uncharacterized protein LOC135831720 isoform X4, whose protein sequence is MLYLVFESIQSKPIVKAIVTKRRVMYAVIRVETRFITSDLLGHPHSLKRRLRKGALPLVQPQNGKNTQKERLTKRKNGDDDLSDPDVTFVSSSSSNAKCSITLADDAEEHTKSKTSKVNPQNSKLISSREKNILKKKVSNQSTISSKEENAPIATIDLTCEDVGESALLAKKRKHVRNLILKKKLLRQQLSQHRDLLNSLIKDNLVTEKGKKIIKKFLRNFPAE, encoded by the exons ATGCTGTACCTAGTATTCGAGTCGA TCCAGTCAAAACCGATCGTCAAGGCTATCGTTACGAAAAGACGTGTTATGTATGCGGTTATACGAGTGGAGACTCGTTTCATAA CGAGTGATTTACTGGGGCAcccacactccttgaaacgtaGACTACGTAAAGGAGCGCTACCTCTCGTACAACCTcagaatggaaaaaatacacAGAAAGAAAGATTGACTAAAAG aaaaaatggAGATGATGATCTGTCAGATCCCGATGTAACTTTTGTATCTTCAAGCTCGTCTAACGCAAAATGTTCAATAACGTTGGCTGATGACGCGGAAGAACATACGAAATCGAAAAC CTCGAAAGTGAATCCTCAAAATTCCAAACTAATTTCTTCCCGAGAAAAAAACATCTTGAAGAAAAAGGTATCGAATCAGTCGACTATTTCTTCGAAGGAGGAAAATGCACCCATCGCGACCATAGATTTGACATGTGAAG ACGTCGGAGAATCGGCCTTATTagcaaagaaaagaaaacacgtAAGAAatctaatattgaaaaaaaaactcttaagACAACAACTTTCACAACACAGAGATTTGCTTAATTCTCTGATAAAAGATAACTTAGTTACGGAAAAGggcaagaaaataataaaa AAATTCTTGCGAAACTTCCCGGCTGAGTGA
- the LOC135831731 gene encoding uncharacterized protein LOC135831731, which produces MENKATAKGRHTCVACGSRGSKGFFRLPQDPFKRTIWFYQSGIAPLSEPSSRNAWLCNKHFEKTHISIGKKRMGLKKCVIPWVKVDPAPDKTDRKAYCMNCYVCGKTNADSFHRIPKDPKIRDAWIRNVGIRSHNRIPPSNMRLCNSHFLECDFVGHAYSVRRLLSRDAVPLRNLQKGSNQIRQSPISPKIINNDGDVINPSNREVTSVSSSSSNTRCTTTLNDDAESESKISKANPQNSKTISFPKERNISGENTSDQSTVSSSKKENAVPIVTDSMTSENVGESSIAEPTLEKKQRRIRRLKEKRKLLRKQLAEHRELLDNLLKENLVTKKGKKMIKAFLRSLLNPIE; this is translated from the exons atggaaaataaagcTACTGCCAAAGGCAGGCATACTTGCGTTGCGTGTGGGAGTCGCGGAAGCAAAGGGTTTTTTCG CCTTCCGCAAGATCCTTTCAAAAGAACAATTTGGTTTTATCAAAGTGGTATTGCCCCATTATCCGAACCTAGCAGTCGCAATGCTTGGTTGTGtaataaacattttgaaaaaacccacATTTCAATCGGAAAGAAGCGGATGGGATTAAAGAAATGCGTTATACCATGGGTTAAAGTCGA TCCAGCTCCAGATAAAACCGATCGTAAAGCCTATTGTATGAATTGTTATGTATGCGGTAAAACAAATGCAGACTCTTTTCACCG AATCCCTAAAGACCCGAAAATTAGAGATGCATGGATAAGAAATGTCGGAATAAGATCTCACAACCGGATACCACCCTCTAATATGCGTCTATGCAATTCCCATTTCTTGGAATGTGATTTCGTTGGACACGCCTACTCGGTCAGACGTTTATTATCTCGAGATGCCGTGCCTCTTAGAAACCTTCAGAAAGGAAGTAATCAGATAAGACAATCACCAATATCGCCCAAGATAAT caACAACGATGGAGATGTTATTAATCCTTCAAATCGTGAGGTAACTTCTGTATCTTCGAGCTCATCAAATACAAGATGTACAACAACGTTGAACGATGACGCGGAATCagaatcaaaaat CTCGAAAGCGAACCCTCAGAATTCCAAAACGATTTCCTTCCCGAAAGAAAGAAATATCTCAGGCGAAAACACATCTGATCAGTCAACTGTTTCTTCTTCGAAGAAAGAAAACGCAGTTCCCATTGTTACAGACTCGATGACTTCTGAAA ATGTCGGGGAATCCAGTATTGCTGAGCCGACTTTAGAAAAGAAACAGAGACGCATTCGGCGattgaaagagaaaagaaaGCTGTTGAGAAAACAATTAGCGGAACATCGAGAACTGCTTGATAATCTGCTGAAAGAAAACTTAGTTACGAAAAAGGGCAAGAAAATGATAAAA GCATTCTTGCGAAGCTTACTGAACCCGATTGAGTGA